One genomic segment of Amycolatopsis sp. Hca4 includes these proteins:
- a CDS encoding amidohydrolase family protein, whose product MTRTVFTGGSVFDGTGADPAPADVVVEHGRIVDVGTGLDGDEGVDCTGTVLLPGLFDCHVHVTVSDIGLLARVQKPFSYQFYEAARNLWATLGLGITTVRDAAGADLGIKQAVDDGLIPGPRLQISVGLISPTGGHGDAWHPSGLCVPLMVPHPGRPETTVDGPDEMRRVARTLLRAGADVLKVCTTGGVLSPRDDPRHSQFTPEELDVLVTEAAMQGRPVMAHAQGAAGIKNAVRAGARSIEHGIYLDDEAIELMLGHGTWLVPTLIAPVNVVRAADAGVDLPAAVVAKAREVVEVHRESVRRAYAAGVRIAMGTDSGVGPHGTNLEELALMAACGMPPGEVLEATTSSAARLMGLDGELGRLEPGLRADVVVVEGDPYDFPALASNIREVWKDGIRVV is encoded by the coding sequence GTGACGCGCACGGTGTTCACCGGCGGCTCGGTTTTCGACGGCACCGGAGCGGACCCCGCCCCGGCCGACGTCGTCGTCGAGCACGGCCGGATCGTCGACGTCGGCACCGGCCTCGACGGCGACGAGGGCGTCGACTGCACGGGCACGGTGCTGCTGCCCGGGCTGTTCGACTGCCACGTGCACGTGACGGTTTCGGACATCGGCCTGCTGGCGCGGGTGCAGAAGCCGTTCTCCTACCAGTTCTACGAAGCCGCGCGGAACCTGTGGGCGACGCTGGGCCTGGGCATCACAACGGTCCGCGACGCGGCGGGTGCCGACCTCGGCATCAAGCAGGCGGTGGACGACGGCCTGATCCCGGGGCCGCGGCTGCAGATTTCGGTCGGGCTGATCAGCCCGACCGGCGGCCACGGCGACGCGTGGCACCCGTCCGGGTTGTGCGTGCCGCTGATGGTCCCGCACCCGGGCCGGCCGGAGACCACGGTCGACGGCCCCGACGAGATGCGCCGGGTGGCCCGGACGCTGCTGCGCGCGGGCGCCGACGTGCTCAAGGTGTGCACGACCGGCGGCGTCCTGTCCCCGCGCGACGACCCCCGGCACTCCCAGTTCACGCCGGAGGAGCTGGACGTCCTGGTCACGGAGGCGGCGATGCAGGGCCGCCCGGTGATGGCGCACGCCCAGGGCGCGGCGGGCATCAAGAACGCGGTCCGCGCGGGCGCGCGCTCGATCGAGCACGGGATCTATTTGGACGACGAAGCGATCGAGCTGATGCTGGGCCACGGAACCTGGCTGGTCCCGACGCTGATCGCCCCGGTCAACGTGGTCCGCGCGGCGGACGCGGGCGTGGACCTCCCGGCGGCGGTGGTGGCGAAGGCCCGCGAAGTGGTGGAGGTCCACCGGGAGTCGGTCCGCCGCGCGTACGCGGCGGGGGTCCGCATCGCAATGGGCACGGACAGCGGCGTGGGCCCGCACGGGACGAACCTCGAGGAACTGGCCTTGATGGCGGCGTGCGGCATGCCACCGGGGGAGGTCTTGGAGGCAACGACGTCCTCGGCGGCCCGGTTGATGGGGTTGGACGGCGAACTGGGCCGGCTGGAGCCGGGGCTGCGGGCGGATGTTGTGGTGGTGGAGGGGGATCCTTACGACTTCCCGGCGCTGGCGTCGAACATTCGCGAGGTCTGGAAGGACGGCATCCGGGTGGTCTGA
- a CDS encoding alpha/beta fold hydrolase codes for MISESRCPVEDGELLVRRGGEGPALLLIAGGTGSGDAYRALAKQLYADYTVITYDRRGHFGSTDTTTGPVPVSLQADDALAVLEHAAGGPAQVFGSSAGALIGLDLVARHPDHVTTLVAHEPPAVHLMPDAEGWLEAAAEQVRLARAGELMTAVTRFADAIAGAALPNLPNLRLPHEADWIRLFDRELTEFFDYLPDLRALRKASTEIIPVAGEGSRGRYHYQPAKILALELGLPFTEMPGSHLAPQRNPAKFAAALKDLLNPES; via the coding sequence ATGATCTCGGAAAGCCGTTGCCCGGTGGAGGACGGCGAGCTCCTCGTCCGCCGCGGCGGGGAGGGCCCGGCCCTGCTGCTGATCGCGGGCGGCACCGGATCGGGCGACGCCTACCGCGCACTGGCGAAGCAGCTGTACGCGGACTACACCGTGATCACCTACGACCGCCGAGGGCACTTCGGCAGCACGGACACCACGACCGGCCCGGTCCCGGTTTCCCTGCAGGCGGACGACGCGCTGGCGGTCCTCGAGCACGCGGCCGGCGGCCCGGCCCAGGTGTTCGGCTCGAGCGCGGGTGCCCTGATCGGCCTCGACCTCGTCGCCCGCCACCCGGACCACGTGACGACGCTGGTGGCGCACGAGCCCCCGGCGGTCCACCTGATGCCGGACGCGGAAGGCTGGCTGGAGGCGGCCGCGGAACAGGTCCGGCTGGCCCGCGCGGGCGAGCTGATGACGGCGGTGACCCGGTTCGCGGACGCCATCGCCGGAGCGGCCCTGCCGAACCTGCCCAACCTCCGCCTTCCGCACGAGGCCGACTGGATCCGGTTGTTCGACCGCGAGCTGACGGAGTTCTTCGACTACCTGCCGGACCTGCGGGCGCTGCGGAAGGCGAGCACGGAGATCATCCCGGTGGCCGGCGAGGGCAGCCGGGGCCGGTACCACTACCAGCCGGCGAAGATCCTGGCGTTGGAGCTGGGGTTGCCGTTCACCGAGATGCCGGGATCCCACCTGGCACCACAGCGGAACCCGGCGAAATTCGCTGCGGCGCTGAAGGACCTGCTGAACCCCGAATCCTGA
- a CDS encoding RidA family protein, translated as MTERRAILSGSVFEERIGYARAVVHGDRVYVSGTTGFDYATMTIAEDVVEQAAQCLRNIEAALAEAGCTFADVVRVRYLLPARADFEPCWPVLRKAFAEVRPAATMLECGLADPRMKIEIEVDAVRAAR; from the coding sequence ATGACGGAACGGCGAGCGATCCTCAGCGGGTCCGTGTTCGAGGAACGGATCGGCTACGCCAGGGCCGTGGTGCACGGCGACCGGGTGTACGTCTCGGGCACCACCGGCTTCGACTACGCGACGATGACGATCGCCGAAGACGTCGTCGAGCAGGCGGCCCAGTGCCTGCGCAACATCGAGGCGGCGCTGGCGGAGGCGGGCTGCACGTTCGCGGACGTGGTCCGCGTCCGCTACCTGCTGCCCGCGCGCGCGGACTTCGAGCCGTGCTGGCCGGTGCTGCGCAAGGCGTTCGCCGAGGTCCGCCCGGCCGCGACGATGCTGGAGTGCGGCCTGGCGGACCCGCGCATGAAGATCGAGATCGAGGTGGACGCGGTCAGAGCCGCTCGATGA